A window of the Butyricimonas virosa genome harbors these coding sequences:
- a CDS encoding S9 family peptidase: MMIKCFLWFVPCLFVLAGFAQKANYKEAERFMRGNAEKLVGSTKVSPHFLKESDKFWYSYKTGDGTRYYFVDPKAKIHRELFDREFMTAEISKYTHGPVNYKELPVRALAFKEDEKTLKFEVDTFRFEYNIYTNQLVKIDSARKKPDTTPKKSNGLEGTYSPDSTYIVYAKSHNLYMLSVKDSVETQITTDGELKYSYAYGDTDTTSKRVSARVTWFENSERFYVRRSDRRKIKTLYVVNNLSSRPTLNEYEYVMAGDQEVQHEELFLVDTTDKKLIKVSVEKWPDQTLRLFTPGKKVNSLYFLRKKRTCDEIDFCKVDLKTGEVKVLINEISKPYFNNDFFHLSLLNEGKDIIWWSERTGHGHFYHYDGEGNLKNAITSGNWTAGKMVKIDTVGRTIYFGAYGQEKGACPYYARVNKARIDGNGQVEVLTPEQATHEAYFSKSGRYFVDNYSRADLEPRSVLRDNKGKVIMELASPDLTRLYETGWKMPEPFTVKAADGHTDLYGFMWKPFDFDSTRRYPIISYVYPGPQTEAIPLEFSVTAAYNVGLAQIGFVVVTFGHRGGSPMRDKWYHTFGYNNLRDYPLADDKCGIEQLADRFSFIDKSKVGIFGHSGGGFMSTAALCTYPDFYTAAVSSAGNHDNNIYNQWWGETHHGVREVKSFEKKTVKDSITGKDTTVSVEKIKFETKIPTNIELAKNLKGYLMLVTGDVDNNVHPANTLRMADALLKAGKNFDLVILPGQAHSFMGIQQAFYQRKMWFHFAKHLLGDYSSDQFREIDAYMRL; encoded by the coding sequence ATGATGATCAAATGTTTTTTATGGTTCGTGCCCTGCCTTTTCGTGTTGGCCGGGTTTGCACAGAAAGCCAATTACAAGGAAGCCGAACGTTTTATGCGTGGGAATGCGGAAAAACTGGTAGGATCAACGAAAGTAAGTCCTCACTTTTTGAAGGAAAGCGATAAGTTTTGGTATAGTTACAAAACGGGCGATGGAACCCGTTATTATTTCGTTGACCCGAAGGCAAAGATTCACCGGGAGTTATTCGATCGGGAATTTATGACTGCCGAAATCAGCAAGTATACCCACGGACCGGTGAATTACAAAGAACTACCCGTGCGGGCATTGGCTTTTAAAGAAGATGAGAAGACATTGAAGTTCGAGGTGGATACTTTCCGTTTCGAGTATAACATTTATACCAATCAGTTGGTGAAAATAGATTCTGCCCGAAAGAAACCGGATACAACTCCCAAGAAATCGAACGGGCTGGAGGGGACGTATTCTCCGGATAGTACTTATATCGTTTACGCTAAAAGTCATAACTTGTATATGCTTTCCGTGAAAGATTCCGTGGAAACCCAGATCACTACGGATGGTGAATTAAAATACTCTTATGCCTACGGTGATACGGACACCACGAGTAAACGGGTGTCTGCCCGAGTGACTTGGTTCGAGAATTCGGAACGTTTTTACGTGCGTCGCTCGGACCGGAGGAAGATTAAAACACTTTATGTGGTTAATAATTTGAGTTCCCGTCCGACGTTGAACGAGTATGAATACGTGATGGCCGGGGATCAGGAGGTACAACACGAGGAGTTATTCTTGGTGGATACGACTGATAAGAAATTGATTAAAGTGTCGGTTGAGAAATGGCCGGATCAGACATTGAGATTGTTTACCCCGGGAAAAAAGGTCAACAGTCTTTATTTCCTGCGCAAAAAAAGAACTTGTGACGAGATCGATTTTTGTAAGGTAGATTTGAAAACAGGGGAGGTGAAGGTGTTGATTAACGAGATTAGTAAACCTTATTTCAATAATGATTTCTTCCATCTTTCCTTGTTGAACGAAGGGAAAGATATTATCTGGTGGTCGGAGAGAACGGGACACGGGCATTTCTATCATTACGATGGCGAGGGAAATCTGAAGAACGCGATTACTTCCGGGAACTGGACGGCCGGGAAGATGGTTAAGATTGATACCGTGGGACGTACCATTTATTTCGGGGCTTACGGGCAGGAGAAGGGAGCGTGTCCCTACTATGCCCGGGTGAATAAAGCCCGGATTGACGGGAATGGTCAAGTGGAGGTGCTGACTCCCGAACAGGCCACTCATGAGGCTTATTTTTCGAAGTCGGGACGTTATTTCGTGGATAATTATTCCCGGGCGGATTTGGAACCCCGGAGCGTGTTGCGGGATAACAAGGGGAAAGTGATCATGGAACTGGCGTCACCCGATCTGACCCGGCTTTACGAGACCGGGTGGAAGATGCCGGAGCCTTTCACGGTGAAGGCTGCCGATGGGCATACGGATTTGTACGGTTTTATGTGGAAACCTTTTGACTTCGATTCAACCCGGCGTTACCCGATTATTTCGTATGTTTATCCCGGACCGCAAACTGAGGCGATTCCGTTGGAGTTTTCCGTGACGGCAGCTTATAATGTCGGGTTGGCACAAATCGGTTTCGTGGTGGTAACTTTCGGTCACCGGGGAGGTAGTCCGATGCGTGATAAGTGGTATCACACGTTCGGGTATAATAATTTGAGGGATTACCCGTTGGCGGATGATAAATGCGGTATCGAGCAGTTGGCTGATCGTTTTTCTTTTATCGATAAATCCAAGGTGGGTATTTTCGGGCATTCCGGTGGAGGTTTCATGTCTACTGCGGCATTGTGTACTTATCCCGATTTCTACACGGCGGCTGTTTCGTCAGCGGGAAATCATGACAATAATATTTATAACCAATGGTGGGGAGAGACTCATCACGGGGTTCGGGAGGTTAAATCTTTCGAGAAGAAAACCGTGAAGGATTCCATCACGGGTAAGGATACCACGGTTTCCGTGGAGAAGATCAAGTTCGAGACGAAAATCCCGACGAATATCGAGCTGGCGAAGAATTTGAAAGGGTATTTGATGCTGGTGACGGGTGACGTGGATAATAACGTGCATCCGGCGAATACTTTGCGGATGGCAGATGCGTTGTTGAAAGCGGGAAAGAATTTTGACTTGGTGATTTTACCGGGACAAGCTCACAGTTTTATGGGCATACAACAGGCTTTCTATCAACGGAAGATGTGGTTCCACTTCGCGAAACACTTGCTGGGGGATTATTCGTCCGATCAGTTCCGGGAGATTGATGCTTATATGCGGTTGTGA
- a CDS encoding IS3 family transposase — translation MTEHLCNSLGYSKQAYYKSLRADRGGEERERYVLSIVQDIRRDMPNLGVNKLWNMLGSNGLPVGRDWLYRLLHLHDLMIKQKKYRVITTDSRAWHRQFPNLVKGFRVTRPNQVWVSDITYLSTSAGFVYLSLVTDAYSRRITGWEVHPTLDSSGPVKALCRALATLPSNFSDKLVHHSDRGGQYCSSLYTGILKEHGIQVSVTQDGSPYDNGIAERVNWILKREWLNDMVLRDIDQARMQVERIIGIYNTRRPHMAIGLKVPDQAHRDKKELFARVMY, via the coding sequence GTGACGGAACACCTTTGCAATTCCCTTGGCTACAGCAAGCAGGCTTATTACAAGAGCCTCCGGGCCGATCGTGGAGGCGAGGAACGCGAGCGTTACGTTCTTTCCATCGTCCAGGATATTCGCCGTGACATGCCTAACCTCGGGGTTAATAAATTGTGGAACATGCTGGGGTCTAACGGTCTGCCCGTCGGTCGGGATTGGCTTTATCGTTTGCTTCACCTTCACGATTTAATGATAAAACAGAAGAAGTACCGGGTGATCACGACGGATTCCCGGGCGTGGCATCGCCAGTTCCCGAACCTGGTGAAAGGGTTTCGAGTTACCCGGCCCAACCAGGTATGGGTCAGCGACATCACGTACCTGTCAACGAGTGCCGGTTTCGTGTACCTCTCGCTGGTAACCGACGCTTATTCCCGGCGGATCACGGGCTGGGAAGTTCACCCGACACTGGACTCGTCCGGTCCCGTGAAGGCCTTGTGCCGGGCGTTGGCGACGCTGCCTTCCAACTTTAGCGACAAGCTTGTTCATCACTCGGATCGGGGTGGGCAATACTGCTCCTCGCTGTACACCGGGATTTTGAAAGAACACGGTATTCAAGTGAGCGTGACACAAGATGGCTCTCCTTACGATAACGGTATCGCCGAGAGAGTGAACTGGATTTTGAAACGGGAATGGTTAAACGATATGGTCTTGAGAGATATCGACCAGGCGAGAATGCAAGTGGAGAGAATTATCGGGATATACAACACGAGAAGACCACACATGGCTATCGGGTTGAAAGTTCCTGACCAGGCACACCGCGATAAAAAAGAGTTATTCGCCAGGGTCATGTATTGA
- a CDS encoding GNAT family N-acetyltransferase: MNHSITIREYEPTDKDAVINLIRLNIPKYFAPTEETDLNYYLDHERELYYVLLFDGQIVGCGGINFEDNKTTGKISWDILHPQYQGKSLGSQLLKYRIEKIKVIDSIQKITVRTSQLAYKFYEKQGFELNEVKEDYWAKGFDLYRMEYKGLD; this comes from the coding sequence ATGAACCATTCGATTACGATCCGGGAATACGAACCAACAGACAAAGATGCCGTTATCAACCTGATCAGGCTAAACATACCTAAATACTTCGCCCCGACCGAAGAAACCGACTTGAATTATTACCTAGATCACGAAAGGGAACTTTATTACGTCTTGCTCTTTGATGGGCAAATCGTAGGTTGTGGTGGGATAAATTTTGAAGACAATAAAACAACAGGAAAAATCAGTTGGGATATTTTACACCCGCAATATCAAGGAAAATCTCTCGGCTCACAGTTACTAAAATACCGAATAGAAAAGATAAAAGTAATCGATAGTATTCAAAAAATAACCGTCAGAACGTCCCAATTAGCCTACAAATTTTACGAAAAACAGGGATTTGAATTGAATGAAGTGAAAGAGGATTATTGGGCGAAAGGATTTGACCTATATCGAATGGAATACAAGGGATTAGACTAA